From a region of the Candidatus Pantoea bituminis genome:
- the glmU gene encoding bifunctional UDP-N-acetylglucosamine diphosphorylase/glucosamine-1-phosphate N-acetyltransferase GlmU, producing the protein MSISAMSVVILAAGKGTRMYSDVPKVLHTLAGKPMVQHVIDAAKGLGAQHVHLVYGHGGDRLKATLTDSALNWVLQAEQLGTGHAMQQAAPFFADDEDILMLYGDVPLISEATLQRLRDAKPQGGIGLLTVVLDNPSGYGRIVRENETIVGIIEQKDATPTQLSINEINTGILIANGGDLKRWLAQLTNNNAQGEYYITDIIALAHQEGRLINAVHPARISETDGVNNRLQLATLERTYQAEQAEKLLLAGVMLRDPARFDLRGTLAHGRDIEIDTNVIIEGQVTLGHRVKIGAGCIIKNSVIGDDCEISPYSVIEDANLAQECTVGPFARLRPGSELAQAAHVGNFVEMKKARLGKGSKAGHLSYLGDAEIGANVNIGAGTITCNYDGANKSKTIIGDDVFVGSDTQLVAPVTVAAGATIAAGTTVMKDVTGAELVYNRKEQNHKAGWQRPQKEK; encoded by the coding sequence ATGTCTATTAGCGCGATGAGTGTGGTGATCCTTGCCGCTGGCAAGGGCACACGTATGTATTCCGATGTGCCAAAAGTTTTACATACTTTGGCAGGTAAGCCGATGGTTCAGCATGTGATTGACGCCGCCAAAGGTCTTGGTGCGCAGCATGTTCATCTGGTTTATGGGCACGGCGGCGATCGACTCAAAGCAACATTAACCGACAGTGCCTTGAACTGGGTATTACAGGCTGAGCAATTAGGCACTGGCCATGCAATGCAGCAGGCAGCGCCATTTTTTGCCGACGATGAAGACATTCTGATGCTGTACGGAGACGTTCCTCTTATATCAGAGGCCACGTTACAGCGTTTACGTGATGCGAAACCACAAGGTGGTATCGGATTACTCACAGTGGTGCTAGATAATCCAAGCGGATATGGTCGCATTGTACGTGAGAATGAAACAATCGTTGGAATTATTGAACAAAAAGACGCCACACCTACACAACTCTCTATTAATGAAATCAACACTGGCATCCTGATCGCCAATGGCGGTGATTTAAAACGCTGGTTGGCACAGCTCACCAACAACAATGCGCAGGGTGAATATTACATCACTGACATTATTGCGTTAGCGCACCAGGAAGGCCGACTGATCAATGCGGTGCATCCGGCACGCATCAGCGAAACGGATGGCGTGAATAACCGTCTGCAACTCGCAACCCTGGAACGCACCTATCAAGCTGAACAAGCGGAGAAGCTGCTGTTGGCTGGGGTTATGCTGCGCGATCCGGCGCGCTTTGATCTGCGCGGTACGCTGGCACACGGTCGCGATATCGAAATCGATACTAACGTCATTATTGAAGGTCAGGTGACGTTGGGCCATCGCGTTAAAATCGGCGCGGGCTGCATCATTAAAAACAGTGTGATTGGCGATGATTGCGAAATCAGCCCCTATTCGGTGATCGAAGATGCGAATCTCGCTCAGGAATGTACGGTGGGTCCTTTCGCTCGCCTGCGTCCCGGCAGCGAGCTGGCGCAAGCCGCGCACGTTGGCAACTTTGTCGAAATGAAAAAAGCGCGCTTGGGCAAAGGCTCTAAAGCAGGACACCTTTCTTATCTGGGCGATGCTGAGATTGGCGCTAATGTAAACATTGGCGCAGGTACCATCACTTGTAATTACGATGGCGCGAATAAGTCTAAAACCATTATCGGTGATGACGTCTTTGTTGGTTCGGATACGCAACTGGTCGCACCGGTAACGGTGGCTGCGGGGGCGACAATCGCGGCAGGTACCACGGTAATGAAAGATGTCACTGGCGCTGAGCTGGTCTATAACCGTAAAGAACAGAATCACAAAGCGGGATGGCAACGTCCGCAGAAGGAAAAATAA
- a CDS encoding F0F1 ATP synthase subunit epsilon: protein MAMTYHLDVVSAEQQLFSGLVQKIQVSGSEGELGIFPGHAPLLTAIKPGMIRIVKQHGEEEFIYLSGGVLEVQPGSSTVLADTAIRGTDLDEARALEAKRKAEEHINSSHGDVDYAQASAELAKAIAKLRVIELTKKAM, encoded by the coding sequence ATGGCTATGACTTATCACCTGGATGTTGTCAGCGCAGAGCAGCAGTTATTCTCTGGTCTGGTACAGAAAATCCAGGTGTCAGGTAGCGAAGGTGAGCTGGGGATTTTTCCTGGTCACGCCCCGCTTCTGACTGCCATTAAGCCTGGAATGATCCGTATCGTGAAACAGCACGGCGAAGAGGAGTTTATTTACCTCTCTGGCGGCGTGCTGGAAGTGCAGCCGGGTAGCAGCACCGTTCTGGCCGATACCGCAATTCGCGGTACCGATCTGGACGAAGCGCGTGCTCTGGAAGCAAAACGTAAAGCAGAAGAGCACATCAACAGCAGCCACGGCGACGTGGATTATGCTCAAGCCTCTGCCGAGCTGGCGAAAGCCATTGCTAAACTGCGCGTGATCGAGCTGACCAAAAAAGCGATGTAA
- the atpD gene encoding F0F1 ATP synthase subunit beta has protein sequence MATGKIVQIIGAVVDVEFPQDAVPKVYSALEVQNGDARLVLEVQQQLGGGVVRTIAMGTSDGLKRGLAVNDLQKPIQVPVGKATLGRIMNVLGEPIDMKGELKEEDGSAVEIASIHRAAPSYEDQSNSQELLETGIKVIDLMCPFAKGGKVGLFGGAGVGKTVNMMELIRNIAAEHSGYSVFAGVGERTREGNDFYHEMTDSNVIDKVALVYGQMNEPPGNRLRVALTGLTMAEKFRDEGRDVLLFIDNIYRYTLAGTEVSALLGRMPSAVGYQPTLAEEMGVLQERITSTKTGSITSVQAVYVPADDLTDPSPATTFAHLDSTVTLSRQIASLGIYPAVDPLDSTSRQLDPLVVGQEHYDVARGVQSLLQRYQELKDIIAILGMDELSEEDKLLVARARKIQRFLSQPFFVAEVFTGSPGKYVSLKDTIRGFKGIMDGEFDHLPEQAFYMVGSIDEAVEKAKKL, from the coding sequence ATGGCAACTGGAAAGATTGTCCAGATTATCGGCGCCGTTGTTGACGTCGAATTCCCTCAGGACGCGGTACCAAAAGTGTACAGCGCCCTCGAGGTTCAGAATGGTGATGCTCGTCTGGTGCTGGAAGTACAGCAGCAGCTGGGCGGCGGCGTAGTACGTACCATCGCAATGGGTACGTCTGACGGTCTGAAGCGTGGTCTGGCAGTTAACGACCTGCAGAAACCGATTCAGGTTCCCGTCGGTAAAGCGACCCTGGGCCGTATCATGAACGTGCTGGGCGAGCCAATCGACATGAAAGGCGAGCTGAAAGAAGAAGACGGCAGTGCAGTAGAGATCGCCTCTATTCACCGCGCAGCACCTTCTTATGAAGATCAGTCAAACTCGCAGGAATTGCTGGAAACCGGCATCAAGGTTATCGACCTGATGTGTCCGTTCGCTAAGGGCGGTAAAGTCGGTCTGTTCGGTGGTGCGGGTGTAGGTAAAACCGTAAACATGATGGAGCTGATCCGTAACATCGCGGCTGAGCACTCAGGTTATTCGGTATTTGCTGGTGTGGGTGAGCGTACTCGTGAGGGTAACGACTTCTACCACGAAATGACTGACTCCAACGTTATCGATAAAGTTGCACTGGTGTATGGCCAGATGAACGAGCCGCCGGGTAACCGTCTGCGCGTTGCACTGACCGGTCTGACCATGGCGGAAAAATTCCGTGATGAAGGCCGCGACGTTCTGCTGTTCATCGACAACATCTATCGTTATACCCTGGCCGGTACGGAAGTATCTGCTCTGTTGGGTCGTATGCCATCTGCGGTAGGTTATCAGCCAACGCTGGCAGAAGAGATGGGTGTGTTGCAGGAGCGTATTACCTCCACCAAGACCGGTTCAATCACCTCTGTTCAGGCCGTTTACGTTCCTGCGGATGACTTGACTGACCCGTCTCCAGCGACCACCTTCGCCCACTTAGACTCAACCGTAACGCTGAGCCGTCAGATCGCTTCTCTGGGTATCTACCCAGCAGTTGATCCGCTGGACTCTACCAGCCGTCAGCTGGATCCGTTGGTTGTTGGTCAGGAGCACTACGATGTTGCTCGTGGCGTGCAGTCACTGCTGCAGCGTTATCAAGAACTGAAAGACATCATCGCCATCCTTGGTATGGACGAGCTGTCTGAAGAAGACAAACTGCTGGTGGCACGTGCGCGTAAGATTCAGCGCTTCCTGTCTCAGCCGTTCTTCGTGGCCGAGGTATTTACCGGTTCACCGGGCAAATACGTTTCGCTGAAAGACACCATCCGTGGCTTTAAAGGCATCATGGACGGTGAATTCGACCACCTGCCAGAGCAGGCTTTCTACATGGTCGGTTCTATCGACGAAGCGGTAGAAAAAGCGAAGAAACTGTAA
- the atpG gene encoding F0F1 ATP synthase subunit gamma, protein MAGAKEIRSKIGSVKNTQKITKAMEMVAASKMRKTQERMAASRPYADTMRKVIGHLALGNLEYKHPYLQERDVKRVGYLVVSTDRGLCGGLNINLFKKLLAEMKSWSDKGVQSDLAIIGSKGMSFFGSVGGNIVAQVSGMGDKPSLSELIGPVKVMLQAYDEGRIDKLYIVSNKFNNTMSQTPTITQLLPLPPAEGEAEMKAKTWDYLYEPDPKALLDTLLRRYVESQVYQGVVENLASEQAARMVAMKAATDNGGNLIKELQLVYNKARQASITQELTEIVSGASAV, encoded by the coding sequence ATGGCCGGCGCAAAAGAGATACGTAGTAAGATCGGAAGCGTAAAAAATACGCAGAAGATCACCAAAGCGATGGAAATGGTCGCCGCCTCCAAAATGCGTAAAACGCAGGAACGCATGGCAGCCAGCCGTCCGTATGCAGACACCATGCGCAAAGTGATTGGTCACCTTGCGTTAGGTAATCTGGAATACAAGCACCCTTACCTGCAAGAGCGTGACGTCAAGCGCGTCGGCTACCTGGTCGTTTCAACTGACCGCGGGCTTTGTGGTGGTTTGAACATTAACCTGTTCAAAAAATTGCTGGCAGAGATGAAATCCTGGTCTGATAAAGGCGTGCAGAGCGATCTGGCGATTATCGGTTCCAAAGGGATGTCATTCTTCGGCTCTGTAGGTGGCAACATCGTGGCGCAAGTCAGCGGCATGGGAGATAAACCTTCCCTGTCAGAACTGATTGGCCCAGTAAAAGTGATGTTGCAGGCTTATGATGAAGGCCGCATCGACAAGCTGTATATCGTCAGCAACAAGTTTAATAACACCATGTCTCAGACTCCGACCATTACCCAACTGCTGCCGTTACCGCCAGCGGAAGGTGAAGCAGAGATGAAGGCGAAGACCTGGGATTACCTGTACGAACCCGATCCGAAAGCGCTGCTGGATACCCTGCTGCGTCGTTATGTCGAATCGCAGGTGTATCAGGGTGTGGTGGAAAATCTGGCCAGTGAGCAGGCCGCACGTATGGTAGCGATGAAAGCCGCAACCGATAACGGCGGAAATCTGATCAAAGAGCTGCAGTTGGTATACAACAAAGCTCGTCAGGCCAGCATCACCCAGGAACTTACCGAGATCGTCTCGGGGGCCTCCGCGGTTTAA
- the atpA gene encoding F0F1 ATP synthase subunit alpha, producing MQLNSTEISELIKQRIAQFNVVSEAHNEGTIVSVSDGIIRVHGLADVMQGEMIALPGSRYAIALNLERDSVGAVVMGPYSDLAEGMKVKCTGRILEVPVGRGLLGRVVNTLGAPIDGKGAIDNDGFSPVEVIAPGVIDRQSVDQPVQTGYKSVDAMIPIGRGQRELIIGDRQTGKTAMAIDAIINQRDSGIKCVYVAIGQKASTISNVVRKLEEHGALANTIVVVASASESAALQYLSPYAGCAMGEYFRDRGEDALIVYDDLSKQAIAYRQISLLLRRPPGREAFPGDVFYLHSRLLERASRVSADYVERFTNGEVKGQTGSLTALPIIETQAGDVSAFVPTNVISITDGQIFLESNLFNSGIRPAVNPGISVSRVGGAAQTKIIKKLSGGIRTALAQYRELAAFSQFASDLDDATRKQLSHGQKVTELLKQKQYAPMSVAQQGLVLFAAERGYLNDVEIAKIGSFEAALLAFADRDHAELMQEINQSGNFNNEIEAKLKGLLDTFKATQSW from the coding sequence ATGCAACTGAATTCCACCGAAATCAGCGAACTGATCAAGCAGCGCATTGCTCAGTTCAATGTCGTGAGTGAAGCTCACAACGAAGGTACTATCGTTTCTGTAAGTGACGGTATCATCCGCGTACACGGCCTGGCCGATGTCATGCAGGGTGAGATGATTGCCCTGCCGGGTAGCCGTTACGCTATCGCCCTGAACCTCGAGCGTGACTCTGTAGGTGCAGTGGTGATGGGTCCGTACTCTGACCTTGCCGAAGGCATGAAAGTTAAGTGTACTGGCCGTATCCTGGAAGTTCCAGTTGGCCGTGGCCTGCTGGGCCGCGTGGTGAACACTCTGGGTGCACCTATTGACGGTAAAGGCGCAATCGACAACGACGGCTTCTCGCCAGTTGAAGTGATTGCTCCGGGTGTTATCGACCGTCAGTCAGTCGACCAGCCGGTTCAAACCGGTTACAAATCTGTCGATGCGATGATTCCAATCGGCCGTGGCCAGCGTGAGCTGATCATCGGTGACCGTCAGACCGGTAAAACCGCGATGGCGATCGATGCCATTATCAACCAGCGTGATTCAGGCATTAAATGTGTCTACGTCGCGATTGGTCAGAAAGCGTCAACCATTTCTAACGTGGTGCGTAAGCTGGAAGAGCATGGCGCATTGGCGAACACCATCGTGGTGGTTGCTTCTGCTTCAGAATCTGCAGCACTGCAGTATCTGTCTCCGTACGCAGGTTGTGCGATGGGCGAATACTTCCGTGACCGCGGTGAAGATGCACTGATCGTGTACGATGACCTGTCTAAGCAGGCTATCGCTTACCGTCAGATTTCACTGCTGCTGCGCCGTCCACCAGGTCGTGAAGCTTTCCCTGGCGACGTGTTCTATCTCCACTCTCGTCTGCTGGAACGTGCATCACGCGTAAGCGCTGATTACGTTGAGCGTTTCACCAACGGTGAAGTGAAAGGCCAAACCGGTTCTCTGACTGCGCTGCCAATCATCGAAACTCAGGCGGGTGACGTTTCTGCGTTCGTTCCGACCAACGTAATCTCGATTACTGATGGTCAGATCTTCCTGGAATCCAACCTGTTTAACTCCGGTATTCGTCCGGCCGTTAACCCAGGTATTTCGGTATCCCGTGTGGGTGGTGCAGCGCAGACCAAGATCATCAAGAAACTGTCCGGTGGTATTCGTACCGCGCTGGCACAGTATCGTGAACTGGCTGCGTTCTCGCAGTTCGCTTCTGATCTGGACGATGCAACCCGTAAGCAGCTGAGCCACGGTCAGAAAGTGACCGAGCTGCTGAAGCAGAAACAGTATGCGCCGATGTCTGTTGCGCAACAGGGTCTGGTTCTGTTCGCTGCTGAGCGCGGTTATCTGAACGACGTTGAAATTGCTAAAATCGGCAGCTTCGAAGCTGCACTGCTGGCCTTCGCCGATCGCGATCACGCCGAGCTGATGCAGGAAATCAACCAATCTGGCAACTTTAACAACGAAATCGAAGCGAAGCTGAAAGGCCTGCTCGATACGTTCAAAGCAACCCAGTCCTGGTAA
- the atpH gene encoding F0F1 ATP synthase subunit delta codes for MSDLITVARPYAKAAFDFAVEHQSIERWQKMLAFAAEVARNEQMAELLSGALAPEALSASFNAVCGDQLDEPAQNLIKVMAENGRLTALPAVLDQFIQLRDAHEATAEVDVISASTLSDDQLTKISTAMEKRLSRKVKLNCKIDKSVMAGVIIRSGDLVIDGSVRGRLERLADVLQS; via the coding sequence ATGTCTGATCTAATTACTGTAGCTCGCCCCTACGCCAAAGCAGCTTTTGACTTTGCTGTTGAGCATCAAAGTATTGAACGCTGGCAAAAAATGTTGGCGTTTGCCGCAGAAGTGGCTCGCAATGAACAGATGGCAGAACTCCTTTCCGGTGCTTTGGCGCCGGAAGCTTTGTCTGCTTCTTTCAACGCAGTCTGTGGTGATCAACTGGATGAACCCGCGCAGAACCTGATTAAGGTGATGGCGGAAAACGGACGTTTGACAGCGCTTCCAGCTGTACTGGATCAATTCATTCAACTGCGTGACGCCCATGAAGCGACAGCGGAAGTTGACGTGATTTCTGCCAGTACACTGAGTGACGACCAGCTGACTAAAATCAGCACCGCGATGGAAAAACGTCTGTCACGCAAAGTTAAGCTGAATTGCAAAATTGATAAGTCCGTAATGGCAGGCGTGATCATCCGTTCGGGTGATCTAGTGATTGATGGCAGCGTACGCGGCCGTCTTGAGCGTCTGGCAGACGTCTTGCAGTCTTAA
- the atpF gene encoding F0F1 ATP synthase subunit B, translated as MNINATILGQAIAFILFVAFCMKYVWPPIMAAIEKRQKEIAEGLASAERAKKDLDLAQANATDQLKKAKEEAQVIIEQANKRRAQIMDEAKTEAENERNRIVEQAQAEIDAERKRAREELRKQVALLAIAGAEKIIERSVDEAANSDIVDKLVAEL; from the coding sequence GTGAACATTAATGCAACAATCCTCGGCCAGGCCATCGCGTTCATCCTGTTTGTCGCGTTCTGCATGAAGTACGTATGGCCACCGATTATGGCTGCCATCGAAAAGCGCCAGAAAGAAATTGCTGAAGGCCTTGCTTCTGCTGAACGCGCGAAGAAAGATTTGGATCTCGCGCAGGCTAATGCGACCGACCAGCTGAAAAAAGCCAAAGAAGAAGCCCAGGTCATTATCGAGCAAGCGAACAAGCGTCGTGCGCAGATCATGGACGAAGCCAAAACCGAAGCTGAGAACGAACGTAATCGAATCGTTGAACAAGCGCAGGCTGAAATTGATGCTGAGCGTAAACGTGCACGTGAAGAACTGCGTAAGCAAGTCGCGTTGCTGGCAATAGCTGGTGCCGAGAAGATCATCGAACGTTCCGTGGATGAAGCTGCTAACAGCGACATCGTTGATAAACTGGTCGCTGAACTGTAA
- the atpE gene encoding F0F1 ATP synthase subunit C yields MENLNMDLLYMAAAVMMGLAAIGAAIGIGILGGKFLEGAARQPDLIPLLRTQFFVVMGLVDAIPMIAVGLGLYVMFAVA; encoded by the coding sequence ATGGAAAACCTGAATATGGATCTGCTGTACATGGCTGCCGCTGTGATGATGGGCCTGGCGGCAATCGGTGCTGCGATCGGTATCGGCATCCTCGGAGGAAAATTCCTGGAAGGCGCTGCTCGTCAGCCTGACCTGATTCCTCTGCTGCGCACGCAGTTCTTTGTTGTAATGGGTCTGGTGGATGCAATCCCGATGATCGCTGTTGGTCTGGGTCTCTACGTGATGTTTGCTGTCGCCTAA
- the atpB gene encoding F0F1 ATP synthase subunit A: MAAGEISTPQEYIGHHLNNLQLDLRTFELVNPHDAPATFWVLNIDSMFFSLVLGLVFLVLFRKVAKTVTSGVPGKLQAAIELVVGFVDDNVRDMYHGKSKLIAPLALTIFVWVFLMNFMDLLPIDLLPYIGEHFLGLPALRVVPSADVNITLSMALGVFILILFYSIKMKGIGGFTKELTLQPFNHPIFIPINLILEGVSLLSKPVSLGLRLFGNMYAGELIFILIAGLLPWWSQWLLNVPWAIFHILIISLQAFIFMVLTIVYLSMASEEH, from the coding sequence ATGGCTGCAGGAGAAATCTCTACTCCGCAAGAATACATAGGACACCATCTGAATAACCTTCAGCTGGACCTGCGTACTTTCGAGTTAGTGAATCCGCACGACGCTCCCGCGACGTTCTGGGTATTAAATATCGATTCCATGTTTTTCTCTCTGGTGCTGGGACTGGTTTTCCTGGTGTTGTTCCGTAAAGTGGCGAAAACCGTCACCAGCGGTGTGCCAGGGAAATTACAAGCGGCTATCGAGTTGGTTGTTGGGTTCGTTGATGACAACGTTCGCGACATGTATCACGGTAAGAGCAAACTTATCGCCCCGCTGGCTCTGACAATTTTTGTCTGGGTCTTCTTGATGAACTTCATGGATCTGCTACCTATCGATCTGCTGCCATATATTGGTGAGCATTTCTTAGGCCTGCCGGCGCTGCGCGTCGTGCCGTCTGCAGACGTGAACATCACGTTGTCTATGGCGTTGGGCGTATTTATTTTGATTCTGTTCTACAGCATCAAAATGAAAGGCATTGGCGGCTTCACGAAAGAGCTGACGCTGCAGCCTTTTAATCACCCGATCTTCATCCCTATCAACCTGATTTTGGAAGGTGTGAGCCTGCTGTCTAAACCGGTTTCTCTCGGTTTGCGACTGTTCGGTAACATGTATGCGGGTGAGCTGATCTTTATCCTTATTGCCGGTCTGTTGCCGTGGTGGTCACAGTGGTTGCTGAATGTGCCTTGGGCCATTTTCCACATCCTGATCATTTCGCTACAGGCTTTCATTTTCATGGTCCTCACGATTGTCTATCTGTCGATGGCATCTGAAGAACATTGA
- the atpI gene encoding F0F1 ATP synthase subunit I, which translates to MSVSLYSVKYARTLLVIQLVTTVIIGALFALKDVHWGVSALAGGAAAWLPNVLFLFLAWRLQGQTPASGRVAWSFALGEIAKVFATIILLIVALGVFGAVFWPLGITWLSVLVVQMLAPAVINNKG; encoded by the coding sequence ATGTCAGTGTCTCTTTACAGTGTGAAATACGCCCGAACCCTGCTGGTTATTCAGCTGGTGACGACTGTCATCATCGGTGCACTCTTTGCTCTGAAAGATGTCCACTGGGGCGTTTCTGCTCTGGCTGGCGGAGCGGCAGCCTGGCTGCCAAACGTGTTGTTTTTGTTTTTAGCCTGGCGCCTGCAGGGGCAAACCCCGGCTTCGGGGCGAGTCGCGTGGAGCTTCGCTTTGGGTGAAATAGCCAAAGTGTTCGCGACCATCATTTTGCTCATTGTGGCGTTGGGTGTATTCGGAGCGGTCTTCTGGCCTCTCGGAATAACCTGGTTATCGGTGCTGGTGGTTCAGATGTTGGCACCGGCGGTAATTAACAACAAAGGGTAA
- the rsmG gene encoding 16S rRNA (guanine(527)-N(7))-methyltransferase RsmG, translating to MINKLTSLLQAANISLSDQQKQQLIGYVSLLDKWNKAYNLTSVRDPQQMLVRHILDSIVVAPHLKGSRFIDVGTGPGLPGIPLAIVMPEAHFTLLDSLGKRVRFLRQVQHELGLENITPVQSRVEEFPSEPPFDGVISRAFASLEDMVNWCHHLPAPEGRFFALKGVRPDDEIASLPAGYTLDAVVELKVPQLDGERHLVIIGRE from the coding sequence GTGATTAACAAACTCACCTCGCTGCTGCAAGCAGCTAATATTTCCCTCTCCGATCAACAAAAACAGCAGCTGATTGGCTACGTATCGCTGCTGGATAAGTGGAATAAAGCTTACAACCTGACGTCAGTACGCGATCCACAGCAAATGTTGGTGCGCCACATTCTCGACAGCATCGTCGTTGCACCACATTTGAAAGGCTCGCGCTTTATTGATGTAGGGACCGGGCCGGGCCTGCCAGGCATTCCGCTGGCGATCGTCATGCCAGAAGCACATTTCACGCTGCTTGATAGTTTGGGAAAGCGTGTACGGTTTTTACGGCAGGTACAGCACGAACTTGGTCTCGAAAACATCACGCCTGTGCAGAGTAGGGTGGAGGAGTTTCCTTCGGAGCCGCCTTTTGATGGCGTTATTAGCCGCGCTTTTGCCTCGCTGGAGGACATGGTGAACTGGTGTCATCATCTGCCTGCGCCAGAAGGACGCTTCTTTGCTTTGAAAGGCGTTCGCCCAGACGATGAGATTGCTTCGTTGCCTGCCGGATACACGTTAGATGCTGTTGTCGAGTTGAAAGTACCTCAGTTGGATGGTGAACGTCATCTGGTCATCATTGGTCGCGAATAG